The Novipirellula artificiosorum genome includes a window with the following:
- a CDS encoding GDSL-type esterase/lipase family protein — translation MRFQHGFPVVALSLLLFASGMVPARCQDAAVATVADQRFQMPESDDGLAGQGPIRRYDWFKNLWQKRRQAFASKAVTQQGGVVFLGDSITQGWQDDFRGTFADLKPANRGISGDTTRGMLIRLQQDVIELDPQCVVILAGTNDLEENASPETIAGNMQLIVSELRAADPQMPIVMCLVFPSHESKKRPAAKIKQLNDLYRGIAKADENTIVVDTWTLFANDDGDAKESEFPDLLHPNAVGYAKWTAALTPVFATLGWIENEADAFELEPGFESLFNGKDLTGWGYRRTSEAMRKAAARWQSRDPNAPAWPVVNEAVGFDGKTQTPDGRYVAINGRLVVTAPREGRKIQQLWTTRDFPDNFELRLEFRAMPNADSGVFVREPQLQCRDYVLAGPYKKLTQYKPQQWNELRVVVNDGVARCTCNDEVIEEAMKVPETGPIGLEGDRGQMEYRRLRIRTLGSTP, via the coding sequence ATGCGTTTCCAACATGGGTTTCCTGTCGTTGCTCTCAGTCTCCTCCTGTTCGCGAGCGGCATGGTGCCCGCCAGGTGCCAAGACGCCGCAGTGGCAACGGTGGCAGATCAGCGTTTTCAAATGCCTGAATCGGACGACGGTTTGGCGGGCCAGGGTCCAATTCGCCGTTACGATTGGTTCAAGAACCTTTGGCAAAAGCGTCGCCAAGCCTTCGCTTCAAAAGCGGTCACGCAACAGGGTGGCGTGGTCTTTCTTGGCGACTCGATCACGCAAGGCTGGCAAGATGATTTCCGAGGCACGTTCGCGGATCTGAAACCCGCGAACCGCGGAATCAGTGGGGATACGACTCGCGGCATGCTGATTCGACTCCAGCAGGACGTGATCGAGCTGGATCCCCAATGCGTGGTGATCCTTGCCGGCACCAACGACCTCGAAGAAAACGCATCCCCCGAGACGATCGCTGGCAACATGCAGTTGATCGTTTCCGAGTTGCGAGCTGCGGACCCGCAGATGCCGATCGTGATGTGTTTGGTGTTTCCCAGTCATGAATCTAAAAAACGTCCCGCCGCGAAGATCAAGCAACTGAACGACTTGTACCGCGGCATCGCCAAAGCCGACGAGAACACGATCGTTGTTGATACGTGGACCTTGTTTGCCAATGATGATGGAGATGCGAAAGAGTCCGAGTTTCCCGATTTGCTTCATCCCAACGCGGTTGGCTATGCCAAATGGACCGCGGCGCTGACGCCTGTTTTTGCAACGCTCGGATGGATAGAAAACGAAGCCGATGCTTTTGAATTGGAACCTGGATTTGAGAGTCTGTTCAATGGAAAAGACCTAACCGGCTGGGGATACCGCCGGACATCCGAGGCGATGCGAAAGGCTGCGGCGCGTTGGCAGTCGCGAGATCCGAACGCTCCCGCATGGCCGGTGGTCAATGAAGCGGTTGGCTTTGATGGGAAGACGCAAACGCCCGATGGACGCTATGTCGCGATCAACGGTCGGCTTGTGGTGACGGCGCCCCGAGAAGGCCGCAAGATTCAACAGTTGTGGACGACGCGAGATTTTCCCGATAATTTCGAATTGCGGTTGGAGTTTCGTGCGATGCCAAACGCCGACAGTGGTGTTTTTGTTCGCGAGCCGCAACTTCAATGCCGTGACTACGTGCTCGCGGGGCCCTACAAGAAGCTGACTCAGTACAAGCCGCAGCAGTGGAACGAGTTGCGTGTGGTGGTCAACGATGGCGTTGCTCGATGCACGTGCAACGATGAGGTGATCGAGGAAGCGATGAAGGTACCTGAAACCGGGCCCATTGGATTGGAAGGTGACCGTGGACAAATGGAATATCGTCGTCTTCGTATCCGGACACTCGGCTCCACTCCGTAG
- a CDS encoding SPFH domain-containing protein, translated as MTYLLSFLAGILIYATFRVLISGFYVVRPDQRAVLTSFGRAERMPDDGAEGAGTSPLEPDESERYQYPNVRVIGPGGPYFKWPWQRVHKASVSTQSVDLVWDPTVNQSTIEAVTKDNLTTGVNGQLRFRVSENNLYAYFFGVESPLEHVMGYFISILRERIATFVDPKGHELLDKTDLPEASSESAIELSEGVSINDLRKNLPTLNTYMEQQCRSTPGRYGVELDAALITTIDPPPEVDRALSAINSTRNQVAADISTAHADSEQQITMSKRAVEIANNNAQAEVAPLRELAVTLTAIKTEGGSDALSAYLRNMRIPLLKQAKRVVRTS; from the coding sequence GTGACGTACTTACTCTCGTTTCTTGCCGGCATCCTAATCTACGCGACGTTTCGCGTCTTGATCTCCGGTTTTTATGTGGTCCGCCCTGATCAAAGGGCCGTCTTGACATCCTTCGGTCGTGCCGAGCGGATGCCGGATGACGGCGCGGAGGGTGCCGGCACGTCGCCGCTTGAGCCAGATGAGAGTGAGCGATACCAGTACCCCAATGTGCGCGTGATTGGCCCAGGAGGACCGTACTTCAAGTGGCCTTGGCAACGAGTGCACAAAGCGAGTGTGTCCACTCAATCGGTCGATCTGGTTTGGGATCCCACCGTCAACCAGAGCACCATCGAAGCGGTAACGAAGGACAATTTGACCACCGGCGTCAACGGTCAACTTCGGTTCCGTGTCTCGGAGAACAACTTGTACGCGTATTTCTTTGGGGTCGAGAGTCCACTGGAACACGTCATGGGGTACTTCATTTCAATCTTACGAGAACGGATTGCGACCTTCGTCGATCCCAAAGGCCACGAACTTTTGGACAAAACGGATCTGCCGGAAGCATCAAGTGAAAGTGCGATTGAGTTGTCCGAGGGCGTCTCGATCAACGATCTTCGCAAGAACTTGCCCACACTGAACACCTACATGGAGCAGCAGTGCCGTTCGACACCAGGACGCTATGGAGTGGAACTCGATGCAGCGCTGATCACGACGATTGATCCTCCACCGGAAGTGGATCGAGCGCTTTCGGCCATCAATAGCACTCGGAATCAAGTCGCAGCTGACATCAGCACCGCGCACGCCGATTCGGAGCAGCAAATCACGATGAGCAAACGCGCGGTCGAGATTGCCAACAACAATGCGCAAGCGGAAGTCGCTCCGCTGCGAGAGCTTGCTGTGACGTTGACTGCGATCAAAACCGAAGGCGGTTCCGATGCGTTGTCCGCTTACCTACGAAACATGCGAATCCCCCTGCTGAAGCAAGCGAAACGAGTGGTTCGGACTTCATAA
- a CDS encoding right-handed parallel beta-helix repeat-containing protein, with translation MKPGRYTLTDLPDGFRNFPCSGSNNTIDLSDVHVTVPVGTTPRSYIILSGNNNVFRGGTFEDTYQNGLEEVTDFSVYNQNRSTLAKGLSGSAVLAITGDNNRVADTKLTIRGSFPYGYGSLYGIGSDNVYGLDKRCGILVKGESNTIDGCEIQQRAFGHGIYMQSPADKTIVKNTLVEGAMRPSKDLYLETNPKDLPARSNYKIPSSKSTRRRGRNRSRYENENRDRNANRDGAREENGGTPIPKDTMIPLSEDGIRVYTDGGSVTVENCTVKKMRGGIRLYLARHATVINSTAIDCGSTNFNLPSGGMVTGSTGNFAYAPLSDFRLGKSGQALELTILPSPHALGPHNLADILGNDHHIVFHRTEGPLDTNLRPIVIEGDGSTIRNETEYPITLQSSASGNTVVSFGPVTDLGSNNKISRIEQTKSGSDRDGEYREGRRPVVGRLN, from the coding sequence ATGAAACCGGGTCGCTACACGCTAACGGACCTACCCGATGGTTTTAGGAACTTCCCTTGTTCGGGATCCAATAACACGATCGATTTGTCGGATGTACATGTAACCGTCCCCGTCGGCACGACACCCCGAAGCTACATCATCCTTTCGGGCAACAACAATGTTTTTCGAGGGGGCACCTTCGAAGACACTTACCAGAACGGTCTTGAAGAGGTAACGGATTTCAGCGTTTACAATCAAAACCGGTCGACGCTGGCCAAGGGGCTGAGCGGCAGCGCGGTTTTGGCGATTACTGGCGATAACAACAGGGTTGCTGACACAAAGCTGACCATCCGAGGATCGTTCCCCTACGGTTACGGAAGTCTGTATGGCATTGGTAGCGACAATGTATACGGCTTGGATAAGCGCTGTGGCATCCTGGTGAAGGGTGAAAGCAATACCATTGATGGCTGCGAGATCCAGCAAAGAGCCTTTGGCCATGGAATCTACATGCAAAGCCCAGCCGACAAGACGATTGTAAAAAACACTCTCGTAGAGGGTGCCATGCGTCCAAGCAAGGATCTCTACCTGGAAACCAATCCAAAGGATCTGCCAGCCAGATCGAATTACAAAATTCCTTCCAGTAAGTCGACGAGGCGTCGCGGTAGGAACAGAAGTCGGTATGAGAATGAGAATCGAGACAGGAATGCGAATAGAGACGGGGCCAGGGAGGAAAATGGGGGCACACCCATCCCTAAGGACACGATGATTCCTCTATCCGAGGATGGAATCCGAGTCTACACCGACGGCGGAAGTGTCACCGTGGAGAATTGCACGGTCAAGAAAATGAGAGGCGGAATACGGTTGTATTTGGCCCGTCATGCCACCGTAATCAACTCCACGGCGATTGATTGTGGTAGCACCAACTTTAATCTGCCGAGTGGCGGGATGGTCACCGGATCGACCGGGAATTTCGCCTACGCTCCCTTAAGTGACTTTCGATTGGGCAAGTCAGGACAGGCTCTCGAACTAACGATTCTGCCGTCTCCCCATGCCCTGGGGCCCCACAATCTCGCTGACATTTTAGGGAACGATCACCACATCGTTTTCCACCGAACCGAAGGCCCGCTGGACACCAACCTTCGCCCAATTGTGATCGAGGGTGATGGTTCAACGATTAGAAACGAAACCGAATATCCCATCACACTTCAATCCTCAGCCAGCGGGAATACCGTTGTCAGTTTCGGTCCAGTCACGGACCTTGGAAGCAACAACAAGATATCACGCATCGAGCAAACGAAGAGTGGGTCGGACCGGGATGGTGAGTATCGCGAGGGCAGACGCCCCGTCGTTGGTCGTCTCAATTGA
- the rbsK gene encoding ribokinase — MTRPSRICVVGSANVDLTFRTPRLPKAGETLAGHSLHVGMGGKGANQAVAAARLGAEVALVACVGNDSFGADAIGHYQKEGIDTSFVRQDTSRPTGTAAIVVDDDAENCIVIVSGANAELTPADVRRASAVIQQADAVLCQLETPLDATLETFRLARAAGKLTILTPAPVVELPDELLRLCDLCVPNRTEIEFLVGGALNRHEDAHAAAKSLISRGVKSVALTMGGSGAFIADATGTTHIPICKVDAVDTTGAGDAFTAALAVSLAEGLTLQDASRRASLVAALTVTRIGTQSSFPDRGEVDQRMTSGHDFA; from the coding sequence ATGACAAGACCCTCTCGCATTTGTGTTGTTGGTTCGGCCAACGTTGATCTGACGTTTCGCACACCGCGGTTGCCGAAAGCGGGTGAAACCCTGGCAGGCCACTCGCTGCACGTCGGCATGGGAGGGAAGGGAGCCAACCAGGCCGTCGCAGCTGCAAGACTCGGCGCGGAGGTCGCCTTGGTGGCTTGTGTAGGCAACGACAGCTTCGGAGCCGATGCCATTGGCCATTATCAAAAGGAAGGAATCGACACTTCCTTTGTCCGGCAAGACACGAGTCGGCCGACTGGCACGGCCGCGATTGTCGTGGACGATGATGCAGAGAACTGCATCGTCATCGTCTCCGGTGCCAACGCTGAGTTGACGCCCGCGGATGTGAGGAGAGCGTCGGCTGTCATCCAGCAAGCCGACGCGGTTCTTTGTCAGCTCGAAACACCCCTCGATGCAACGCTCGAGACGTTTCGCTTGGCTCGTGCGGCGGGCAAGCTAACGATACTCACGCCAGCTCCGGTCGTAGAATTGCCGGATGAATTGCTTCGTCTTTGTGACCTTTGCGTGCCAAACAGGACGGAGATTGAATTTCTGGTTGGGGGCGCCCTGAATCGTCATGAAGATGCCCACGCAGCGGCGAAGTCGCTGATCTCTCGTGGCGTGAAGTCGGTTGCTCTCACGATGGGCGGTAGCGGCGCCTTCATCGCAGACGCAACCGGGACGACGCACATTCCGATTTGCAAGGTCGATGCGGTGGACACCACGGGGGCTGGCGATGCGTTTACCGCGGCCCTCGCCGTTTCCTTGGCCGAAGGATTGACTTTGCAGGATGCCTCGCGCCGAGCAAGTCTGGTCGCCGCACTCACGGTCACGCGGATCGGCACTCAGTCGTCCTTTCCAGACCGCGGCGAAGTCGACCAGCGGATGACTTCCGGACATGATTTCGCGTAG
- a CDS encoding DUF3592 domain-containing protein, whose amino-acid sequence MSLDDFETFADELSELFDASVEIERCVRREMGGTTIAIVDIRVSRTAQGTDSSPTTIRTRQTAVVLSEPTLDLPKFDLSPATSGLMGKMVGWFGDIGYLKFDDSPDFMSHYRLHAWSEAPTRILFTPAIREHFSLSPGWGLRGSANRLVVFRPNQLVAEDQQDEFVHEALLILSLLQEGEEELDQHPEVRRETTPADVAATADRMTGVVGEMYRRQLRAIRCTTEELETWLQSATPRKIPAGIRTQVIGNNMIMVIMGFVFGLVGLTAGGLTILWAKHDQDKMVGALLLIVFLVAGCLMSFVTLYHRRRKTRLLCDGELIHGNILRIDEPPDRGSQSYHEVRLEYVIEGETRQRNESVMGIVAERAKKMRAAGEKVRILVDPEDHRHIVCADLLVIFD is encoded by the coding sequence ATGTCCTTGGACGATTTTGAAACATTTGCAGATGAGCTATCGGAACTGTTCGATGCATCGGTAGAGATCGAACGATGTGTCCGCCGTGAGATGGGCGGCACGACGATCGCGATTGTGGACATCCGTGTCTCTCGAACCGCTCAGGGAACCGATTCGTCGCCAACGACCATTCGAACGAGGCAAACGGCCGTGGTGCTCAGCGAGCCGACCTTGGACCTACCCAAGTTTGATCTGTCGCCAGCCACGAGCGGTTTGATGGGAAAAATGGTTGGCTGGTTTGGGGACATCGGCTACTTGAAGTTCGATGATTCGCCTGACTTTATGTCCCATTATCGGCTTCATGCATGGTCCGAAGCCCCCACGCGGATTTTGTTTACTCCAGCCATTCGCGAACATTTTTCTCTCTCGCCTGGGTGGGGATTGCGGGGATCGGCCAATCGTTTGGTCGTGTTCCGGCCAAACCAATTGGTCGCCGAGGATCAACAGGATGAGTTTGTTCATGAAGCCTTGCTGATTCTTTCGCTGCTGCAAGAAGGCGAAGAGGAATTGGATCAACATCCCGAGGTCCGACGTGAAACGACTCCGGCCGATGTTGCAGCGACCGCGGATCGCATGACGGGTGTCGTCGGAGAGATGTATCGACGGCAGTTGCGTGCGATCCGTTGTACGACCGAAGAACTGGAAACTTGGCTTCAATCGGCGACACCTCGCAAGATCCCCGCCGGAATACGAACGCAAGTGATCGGCAATAACATGATCATGGTGATTATGGGATTTGTTTTTGGGTTGGTCGGACTCACCGCTGGCGGTTTGACGATTTTGTGGGCCAAGCATGATCAAGACAAGATGGTAGGAGCGTTGTTGTTGATTGTGTTCCTGGTGGCCGGTTGCTTGATGTCGTTTGTGACGCTCTATCATCGCCGGCGCAAAACGCGACTGCTGTGCGACGGCGAACTGATCCATGGCAACATTCTTCGCATCGACGAGCCCCCTGACCGAGGTTCGCAATCCTATCATGAGGTCCGGCTGGAGTATGTGATCGAGGGTGAGACACGGCAGCGAAATGAGAGCGTGATGGGGATCGTGGCCGAGCGGGCGAAGAAGATGCGGGCTGCGGGTGAAAAGGTGCGGATCTTGGTCGATCCCGAGGATCATCGACACATCGTTTGTGCTGACTTGCTGGTCATTTTTGATTGA
- a CDS encoding DUF6250 domain-containing protein — translation MKYFLLLLFVVESATSTLADERSGSVPTTKPFVHPGLLHSREELEFIKQKIASGQQPWKSAWEQLQSSEVASLEYQANPRSRVVRGVRNNPDIGSSDLSSDAAAAYAHALQWSLTNRNAHAIKAIEILNAWSTTLESVTGHDAKLLVGMDGVAFCNAAELIRHTSTDWLDEDQKRFERMLRQVFDPVIEDFYPTANGNWDASMIQTMIAMGIFLDDRVLFDRAANYYRHGEGNGAIENYFNEFGECQESGRDQAHVQMGIGFLACACEMAWKQGVDLYGAADNRLALGFEYTAQYNLGEEVPYQRYRSVEGRYDYPTLSRMGRGRFRPIYERIVHHYHNRMGLEMPYSRKVADQERPEGWHGQHMSWGTLMSYGLPIPANSVVTRKMPVVLGHGAGMFKVGALLAQDDFENLDNWVVQIQQRSGFAPAKVVARGQSLDCLLPGRGCTVWFKQKLPTRVTITYEVLCPTPEPAIEGLQPRDINNFWMATDPVDRDQGLFDSNRYTGKFSTYDKIHGYYASTGGGGVIANLTTRMRRYPREVDGKPAEHLALNDKDEKPGYLITPDKVMTVQLVAYDDVIQYIVDGKLIYQIASGDRVQVEGRDSENKTVTREAIYDLDRFPVYRDGYFGFRMVGTHHIYTNFRVHALEPASASLN, via the coding sequence ATGAAATACTTCCTTCTCCTCCTTTTCGTCGTTGAATCTGCGACTTCGACTCTTGCCGATGAGAGGTCGGGATCGGTGCCCACGACGAAGCCATTCGTTCATCCCGGCCTGCTTCACAGTCGTGAGGAGCTGGAGTTCATCAAACAGAAGATCGCTTCCGGCCAACAGCCGTGGAAATCCGCCTGGGAACAATTGCAATCCTCCGAGGTCGCTTCGCTCGAATACCAGGCCAACCCACGCTCTCGAGTTGTGCGCGGGGTCAGGAACAATCCGGACATTGGCAGTTCGGATCTGTCCAGCGACGCTGCGGCAGCTTACGCGCATGCTTTGCAATGGAGCCTCACCAATCGCAACGCCCATGCGATCAAGGCGATTGAAATTCTGAACGCGTGGTCCACGACTCTCGAGTCCGTCACCGGTCACGATGCAAAACTGCTCGTCGGCATGGATGGGGTCGCGTTCTGTAACGCGGCGGAACTCATCCGGCATACGAGTACAGATTGGCTGGACGAGGATCAGAAACGATTTGAGCGGATGCTTCGTCAGGTCTTCGATCCAGTGATTGAAGACTTCTACCCCACGGCCAATGGCAACTGGGATGCCTCCATGATCCAAACCATGATTGCCATGGGAATCTTCCTTGATGATCGCGTGTTGTTCGACCGCGCCGCGAATTACTACCGACATGGCGAAGGGAACGGTGCCATCGAAAACTACTTCAACGAGTTCGGAGAATGCCAGGAGAGCGGTCGAGATCAGGCGCACGTGCAGATGGGGATTGGCTTCCTCGCCTGCGCTTGCGAGATGGCTTGGAAGCAAGGTGTGGATTTGTACGGCGCCGCCGACAACCGTCTCGCACTGGGATTCGAATACACGGCCCAATACAACCTAGGGGAAGAGGTTCCTTACCAGCGTTATCGCAGCGTGGAGGGCCGATACGATTATCCCACCCTCTCTCGAATGGGTCGTGGACGCTTCCGCCCCATCTACGAACGGATCGTTCATCACTATCACAATCGAATGGGGTTGGAAATGCCGTATAGTCGAAAGGTGGCAGACCAAGAACGACCTGAAGGCTGGCATGGTCAACATATGTCTTGGGGCACTCTGATGTCCTACGGCTTACCGATTCCGGCGAATTCGGTCGTCACTCGGAAAATGCCGGTGGTGCTCGGTCACGGAGCGGGCATGTTCAAGGTCGGGGCGCTGCTGGCTCAGGATGATTTTGAAAACCTGGACAACTGGGTGGTCCAGATCCAACAGCGTTCGGGATTTGCGCCGGCCAAAGTCGTGGCACGGGGACAATCGCTTGACTGCCTGTTGCCGGGACGTGGATGCACGGTGTGGTTCAAGCAGAAGCTTCCCACGCGCGTGACGATCACGTACGAGGTGCTTTGCCCAACACCGGAACCAGCGATCGAGGGACTTCAACCACGCGACATCAATAATTTTTGGATGGCCACCGATCCGGTTGACCGTGACCAGGGTCTGTTCGATTCGAATCGCTATACGGGAAAGTTCTCAACCTACGACAAGATTCACGGCTATTACGCCAGCACGGGGGGTGGCGGGGTGATCGCTAACCTGACGACCCGGATGCGGCGATATCCGCGCGAAGTGGACGGCAAGCCAGCCGAACATCTGGCGCTCAACGACAAGGATGAAAAACCGGGATACTTGATCACTCCGGATAAGGTGATGACCGTGCAACTCGTGGCCTACGATGATGTGATTCAATACATCGTGGATGGCAAACTGATCTACCAAATCGCAAGTGGCGACCGGGTCCAGGTCGAAGGTCGTGACAGCGAAAACAAGACCGTAACGCGAGAGGCCATCTACGATCTCGATCGTTTTCCAGTTTATCGGGACGGCTATTTCGGATTCCGGATGGTAGGCACGCACCATATCTACACGAACTTTCGGGTCCACGCATTGGAACCTGCCAGCGCCAGTCTGAACTGA
- a CDS encoding Gfo/Idh/MocA family protein, with amino-acid sequence MDLDISYPRLDSFPLLLGKAAMKSNQATLPPTRRDVLKSMLAASTAPLVVPASLFGETAPSNQITLGCIGVGIHGYGWNLAAFLKEPDCRVVAVCDVSREKRERAQTGVNEAYGTTDCKAIADFRDLLARPDIDAVVISTPDHWHVPLSLLALAARKHVFCEKPTLTIAEGRELTKAVDQHDRVFATGLEDRSVMHYHRLAEVVRNGGIGQLQQIRVGLPVKPVFPEENPVPVPEGFDYEMWLGPAPYRPYTPTLTEAQVWRQVRDFSGGSLTDWGAHLIDTAQVANFSENTTPVAVSGKGTIPPNAINSVPQTYELHYTYQNGVTMEVGSSQPSIRFEGSDGWIGNQGWRGELKASDPKLLQRTYDSATNKLWPQPASEHRNFLDSIKTRQPPTYTAEALHRLSTVMHMGSIAMEVGRPLKWDPTSESFDDPAANALRSRPRRKTDILP; translated from the coding sequence ATGGATCTCGACATTTCCTATCCCAGGCTCGATTCGTTCCCCCTCCTACTCGGCAAAGCAGCAATGAAATCAAACCAGGCTACACTTCCGCCCACACGTCGCGACGTCCTCAAGTCGATGCTCGCCGCGAGTACGGCTCCCCTTGTCGTGCCAGCGAGTTTGTTTGGGGAAACGGCTCCTTCGAATCAGATCACACTCGGGTGCATCGGCGTTGGCATCCATGGATACGGATGGAACTTGGCCGCGTTCTTGAAGGAGCCAGATTGCCGGGTCGTTGCGGTGTGTGACGTGTCGAGAGAAAAACGCGAAAGAGCACAAACGGGTGTGAACGAAGCCTATGGGACGACCGATTGCAAGGCGATTGCCGATTTCCGCGATCTCCTTGCGCGACCCGACATTGATGCGGTCGTGATCTCCACTCCCGATCATTGGCACGTTCCGCTATCGCTGTTGGCTTTGGCAGCAAGGAAGCATGTCTTCTGCGAAAAGCCGACGCTAACGATTGCCGAAGGTCGAGAATTGACGAAAGCGGTTGACCAGCATGACCGTGTTTTTGCAACGGGACTCGAAGATCGCTCGGTAATGCATTACCACCGCTTGGCGGAAGTGGTCCGCAATGGGGGCATCGGCCAGCTGCAGCAGATTCGCGTGGGTTTGCCAGTCAAGCCTGTCTTTCCTGAGGAGAATCCCGTGCCGGTCCCGGAGGGATTCGATTATGAAATGTGGCTCGGCCCCGCACCCTATCGGCCCTACACACCAACCTTGACGGAAGCCCAAGTGTGGCGACAGGTTCGCGATTTTTCGGGTGGATCGTTGACCGATTGGGGAGCCCATTTGATCGACACGGCCCAAGTCGCTAATTTCTCGGAAAACACGACCCCCGTTGCCGTGTCCGGCAAAGGGACGATTCCGCCGAATGCGATCAACTCGGTGCCTCAAACTTACGAGCTCCATTACACGTACCAGAATGGAGTCACGATGGAAGTCGGTTCCTCGCAACCATCGATTCGCTTCGAAGGCTCCGATGGATGGATCGGCAACCAGGGGTGGCGAGGCGAATTGAAGGCAAGTGATCCGAAGCTACTCCAACGTACCTACGATTCAGCGACCAACAAACTGTGGCCACAGCCCGCCTCAGAACATCGCAATTTTCTCGATTCCATCAAGACGAGACAGCCACCGACTTACACCGCCGAAGCCCTGCACCGGCTCAGCACGGTGATGCACATGGGCAGCATCGCGATGGAAGTCGGCCGTCCGCTGAAGTGGGATCCGACATCCGAATCTTTCGACGATCCCGCTGCCAACGCACTCCGCAGTCGCCCCCGCCGCAAAACGGACATCCTTCCCTAA
- a CDS encoding SPFH domain-containing protein, with amino-acid sequence MIPLYMISVVMGLLCIPILLALAKGFGLYTVVDERQSRVFTLFGKVLGTIDEPGLHFPLALFGPRALLMPLFGRQQVVSQAMRQHYLRGQMVNSEEGTPMGVGIWYEMQVNDPVAYLFMNANPEGSLQANVASSTISTLSNLEMDKMLEDRHSLSRSVRQSVSPLSEKWGYRLGSVYIRKVYFTDVQMVVNITDKVVKRLVQVTSAMKQDGENRVGLIRSETAYKVSQKMAEAAAARPDVVGRALNEISKHDPEILTSVMEVMETEQLLASGAAIEMVPEGADMMIQLS; translated from the coding sequence ATGATTCCTTTGTATATGATCTCTGTCGTGATGGGCCTTCTTTGTATTCCCATTCTGCTCGCTCTTGCCAAGGGCTTCGGACTCTACACCGTCGTTGACGAGCGACAATCCCGCGTCTTCACGCTATTCGGAAAAGTGCTCGGGACGATTGACGAGCCGGGCTTGCATTTTCCTCTGGCACTTTTTGGGCCGCGTGCACTGCTGATGCCGTTGTTTGGTCGCCAACAAGTGGTCAGCCAAGCGATGCGTCAGCACTATTTGCGGGGTCAGATGGTCAATTCGGAAGAAGGCACACCGATGGGAGTCGGCATTTGGTACGAAATGCAAGTGAATGATCCGGTAGCCTATTTGTTCATGAACGCCAATCCCGAGGGTTCGTTACAGGCGAACGTTGCCAGTTCCACCATTTCGACGCTGAGCAACTTAGAAATGGATAAAATGCTCGAAGATCGTCACAGCTTGAGCCGCAGCGTTCGGCAATCGGTATCACCGCTGTCCGAAAAATGGGGCTATCGATTGGGATCCGTTTATATCCGAAAGGTTTACTTCACCGATGTGCAAATGGTCGTGAACATCACAGATAAAGTGGTCAAACGGTTGGTTCAGGTGACCAGCGCGATGAAGCAAGACGGCGAGAACCGCGTGGGTCTGATTCGCAGCGAAACGGCATACAAGGTTTCGCAAAAAATGGCGGAAGCGGCAGCCGCCAGACCCGATGTGGTAGGCCGAGCGCTGAACGAGATTTCCAAGCACGATCCCGAGATTTTAACGTCGGTGATGGAAGTGATGGAGACCGAACAGTTGCTTGCCTCCGGGGCTGCCATCGAAATGGTGCCCGAAGGGGCCGACATGATGATTCAGTTAAGTTAG